The proteins below come from a single Triticum aestivum cultivar Chinese Spring chromosome 5D, IWGSC CS RefSeq v2.1, whole genome shotgun sequence genomic window:
- the LOC123121739 gene encoding probable protein phosphatase 2C 69, with the protein MAMAAVPLGVLLRREVTSERMERPDVLCGEASRSRKGEDVTLLLADAGQRVAGDPSTSFSVFALFDGHHGSGAAIYAKNNLLNNVLRATPSGLTRDEWLAVLPRSLVAAFVKTDKDLQAAAESSGTTVTFVIIDEWVVTVASVGDSRCILESADGSLYHLSADHRFDSNRDEVERVTAWGSKVGQLNVVGGPEVGPLRCWPGGLCLSRSIGDMDVGECIIPVPHVKQVKLSNAGGRIIIASDGVWDDLTFEMALECSRGYPSDIAANRIVNEATLPRGLRDDTTCIVVDILPPEKLAPSPPTKWQGKTVLNNMFRVDLKNNMFRRKNSDASFKIDREYAEPDVVEEIFEDGSAMLSRRLSTGYALRNMFEPSSCAICQFRLKSGQGISIHANPLQQEKMQGWQGPFLCQSCHEKKKAMEGKRRPID; encoded by the exons ATGGCGATGGCGGCGGTGCCGCTCGGCGTGCTGCTGCGGCGGGAGGTGACGAGCGAGCGGATGGAGCGGCCCGACGTGCTCTGCGGGGAGGCCAGCCGCAGCCGCAAGGGCGAGGACGTCACGCTGCTCCTCGCCGACGCCGGCCAGCGCGTCGCCGGCGACCCTTCCACCTCCTTCTCCGTCTTCGCG CTGTTTGATGGCCACCATGGATCTGGAGCGGCCATATACGCGAAGAACAATCTGCTGAACAATGTCCTGCGTGCTACCCCTTCAGGTTTGACCAGGGATGAGTGGCTTGCAGTGCTTCCACGTTCACTCGTTGCAGCATTTGTCAAGACAGATAAGGATTTGCAAGCCGCAG CTGAAAGTTCTGGCACAACTGTGACATTTGTGATAATAGACGAGTGGGTTGTAACAGTAGCATCAGTTGGTGATTCACGGTGCATACTGGAGTCAGCTGATGGTTCACTATACCATTTGTCTGCTGATCATCGCTTTGACTCCAACAGAGATGA GGTGGAACGTGTAACTGCATGGGGAAGCAAGGTTGGACAACTGAATGTTGTTGGTGGTCCAGAG GTTGGTCCTTTAAGATGCTGGCCAGGTGGTTTGTGCCTATCTAGATCGATAGGGGATATGGATGTTGGTGAATGCATCATCCCTGTTCCTCATGTGAAGCAAGTGAAG CTATCCAATGCTGGAGGCAGAATTATCATTGCAAGCGATGGTGTCTGGGATGATTTGACTTTTGAAATGGCTCTTGAATGTTCTCGTGGATACCCATCCGATATAGCTGCCAATCGAATTGTTAAT GAAGCAACCCTACCTCGAGGACTAAGAGATGATACTACCTGCATCGTGGTGGACATACTACCTCCAGAAAAACTAGCTCCTAGTCCTCCAACAAAGTGGCAGGGGAAAACCGTACTCAATAATATGTTCCGCGTTGATCTGAAAAATAACATGTTCCGCCGAAAAAATTCAGATGCATCTTTTAAAATTGATAGAGAATATGCTGAGCCGGATGTGGTGGAAGAAATATTTGAGGACGGGTCTGCCATGCTTTCAAGAAG GCTTAGTACAGGATACGCACTTCGGAACATGTTTGAACCCTCCAGCTGTGCGATTTGCCAGTTTAGACTGAAATCTGGCCAGGGGATTTCCATACATGCTAACCCACTGCAACAGGAAAAAATGCAAGGTTGGCAAGGTCCTTTCCTCTGCCAAAGCTGCCATGAAAAGAAGAAAGCAATGGAGGGTAAACGGCGTCCAATAG ATTAG